From a single Collibacillus ludicampi genomic region:
- a CDS encoding AbrB/MazE/SpoVT family DNA-binding domain-containing protein: MKSTGIVRKVDELGRVVIPIELRRTLGIGEKDALEIYVDGDRIVLKKYEPACIFCGQADEIIHFKGKNICPSCISEMSR; the protein is encoded by the coding sequence ATGAAATCTACCGGTATTGTACGTAAGGTCGATGAGTTGGGACGCGTTGTGATTCCGATCGAATTGCGCCGCACGCTTGGAATTGGCGAGAAAGATGCTCTTGAAATTTACGTTGACGGGGATCGCATCGTTCTCAAAAAGTACGAGCCTGCATGCATCTTCTGCGGACAAGCAGATGAAATCATTCATTTCAAAGGGAAAAACATTTGCCCAAGCTGCATTTCCGAGATGAGCCGATAA
- a CDS encoding tRNA1(Val) (adenine(37)-N6)-methyltransferase, with product MMEDFELKPGERLDDLQAGNLRIIQSDDMFSFSLDAVLLAHFAHVRSRDRVIDLGTGSGVIPLLLTAICKKGPREIVALEIQEHIAERAGRSVAGNGLSDTIRVVHGDLRQAARMFGTGTFDVVTCNPPYRPAGIGDASVMESIRIAKHEITCTLQDVVEQSAKLVKSGGKVALVHRPDRLVDIFYEMRRNKLEPKRMRLIHPREHTNPHIVLIEAIKDGGKELRIEPPLFVHEADGSYTEEIRKMYGGEILRL from the coding sequence ATGATGGAGGATTTTGAATTAAAACCCGGCGAACGTTTGGATGATTTACAGGCCGGGAATCTTCGCATCATTCAAAGTGATGATATGTTCTCCTTCTCTCTCGATGCGGTATTGCTCGCACATTTCGCACATGTCCGGTCGCGCGATCGAGTGATCGATCTCGGGACTGGAAGCGGTGTGATCCCGTTGTTGTTAACGGCTATTTGTAAAAAAGGGCCGCGGGAGATCGTAGCTTTGGAGATTCAAGAACATATCGCGGAGCGTGCGGGCCGTTCGGTCGCGGGGAACGGACTTTCCGACACGATACGTGTGGTTCACGGAGATCTGCGGCAAGCCGCCCGCATGTTTGGCACCGGAACATTCGATGTCGTGACCTGCAACCCTCCTTATCGGCCGGCGGGCATTGGAGACGCGAGCGTAATGGAATCGATTCGGATCGCCAAGCATGAGATCACATGCACGTTGCAGGATGTGGTCGAACAGAGCGCCAAGCTGGTCAAGTCGGGCGGCAAGGTGGCACTCGTGCATCGTCCGGATCGTTTGGTGGATATTTTTTATGAAATGCGCCGCAATAAGCTTGAGCCCAAGCGCATGCGTCTAATCCATCCGCGGGAACATACGAACCCGCATATCGTCCTGATCGAAGCGATCAAAGATGGGGGAAAAGAGTTGCGGATCGAACCTCCTTTGTTCGTTCACGAAGCGGATGGATCGTACACGGAAGAAATCCGGAAAATGTATGGCGGCGAAATTCTGAGACTTTAA
- the metG gene encoding methionine--tRNA ligase, with translation MSGKTFYITTPIYYPSDKLHIGHAYTTVACDAMARYKRLRGYDVMYLTGTDEHGQKIERKARESGKTPQQFVDDIVAAIQDLWGKLDISYDDFIRTTQERHKKVVQKIFARLVEQGDIYLAEYEGLYCTPCESFWTERQAVDKKCPDCGRDVELVKEKSYFFRMSKYVDRLLKYYEENPDFIQPESRKNEMINNFIKPGLEDLCVSRTTFSWGIPVPNDPEHVIYVWIDALTNYITALGYLSEDPAMRAKFEKYWPADVHVVGKEIVRFHTIYWPIMLMALGLPLPKKVFAHGWLLMKDGKMSKSKGNVIDPNVLIARYGSDALRYFLLREVPFGSDGVFTPEALIQRINSDLANDLGNLLSRTVAMIGKYFDGVIPSPGETTELDRELQTLATSTVDHVEEAMERMEFSAALQSVWQLISRTNKYIDETAPWVLAKQEDGKERLGTVMYHLGESLRIISILIQPFMPRSPKEIWKQLGIEEGQATAWESTRTFGLLPKGVRVQKGEALFPRLNLAEEVAMIDAATGAGKAQTPEAKEVTATVQEEESAYITIDDFAKVQLRVAEVIACEKVPKADKLLKLQLDLGYEKRQVVSGIAQWYTPEELIGKKVIVVANLKPVKLRGVESQGMILAASQGDQLTLATVSGDIPNGAEVR, from the coding sequence ATGTCTGGTAAAACTTTTTACATTACAACCCCGATTTACTATCCGAGTGACAAACTCCATATCGGCCATGCGTACACCACCGTCGCTTGTGACGCCATGGCGCGATACAAACGGCTGCGTGGCTATGATGTCATGTATCTGACAGGAACGGACGAACATGGCCAAAAAATCGAACGAAAAGCCAGAGAGAGCGGAAAAACTCCGCAACAGTTCGTGGACGACATCGTTGCGGCAATTCAAGACCTCTGGGGGAAATTGGATATCTCCTATGATGACTTTATTCGCACGACGCAGGAACGCCATAAAAAAGTCGTGCAAAAAATATTCGCACGACTGGTGGAGCAAGGAGATATCTATCTCGCAGAATATGAAGGGCTCTATTGTACGCCATGCGAATCGTTCTGGACGGAACGTCAGGCCGTGGACAAAAAGTGTCCGGACTGCGGACGCGACGTGGAACTGGTCAAAGAAAAAAGCTACTTTTTCCGCATGAGTAAATATGTCGACAGGCTGCTCAAATACTACGAAGAAAACCCTGATTTTATCCAACCGGAATCGCGCAAAAACGAGATGATCAATAACTTTATCAAACCGGGGCTTGAGGATCTTTGTGTTTCGCGAACGACGTTCAGTTGGGGGATCCCGGTTCCGAACGATCCGGAACATGTCATTTATGTCTGGATCGACGCGTTAACGAATTATATCACCGCTCTCGGCTATCTCTCCGAAGATCCGGCGATGCGGGCGAAATTTGAGAAATACTGGCCTGCCGATGTGCATGTGGTCGGTAAAGAGATCGTGCGTTTCCATACGATTTACTGGCCGATCATGCTGATGGCATTGGGATTGCCGTTGCCAAAAAAAGTTTTCGCTCATGGTTGGCTGTTGATGAAAGACGGAAAAATGTCAAAATCCAAAGGTAATGTCATCGACCCGAATGTGTTGATCGCTCGCTACGGATCGGACGCGCTCCGTTATTTCCTGTTGCGTGAAGTGCCTTTCGGCTCCGACGGTGTATTTACACCGGAAGCGTTGATTCAGCGGATCAATTCCGACCTGGCGAATGATTTGGGCAATCTGTTAAGCCGTACGGTGGCGATGATCGGCAAATATTTTGACGGCGTGATCCCTTCTCCTGGAGAGACGACAGAGTTGGATCGCGAACTGCAAACGCTCGCCACATCGACAGTCGATCATGTAGAAGAAGCGATGGAACGCATGGAGTTTTCCGCCGCGCTCCAATCCGTTTGGCAATTGATATCACGGACGAACAAATATATCGACGAAACGGCTCCCTGGGTCTTGGCGAAACAAGAGGATGGGAAAGAACGCTTAGGAACGGTCATGTATCACTTAGGAGAAAGCTTACGTATCATATCGATCCTGATTCAACCGTTTATGCCCCGTTCCCCGAAAGAGATCTGGAAGCAGCTCGGTATCGAGGAAGGTCAAGCGACCGCCTGGGAGAGTACGCGCACTTTTGGGTTGCTGCCTAAGGGAGTCCGCGTACAAAAAGGAGAGGCGCTTTTCCCGCGTCTCAATCTGGCTGAAGAAGTCGCCATGATCGATGCAGCGACAGGGGCAGGGAAAGCTCAAACTCCCGAGGCGAAAGAAGTGACAGCAACTGTACAGGAAGAAGAAAGCGCCTATATCACGATTGACGATTTCGCGAAAGTGCAACTGCGGGTCGCGGAAGTGATCGCCTGCGAGAAAGTGCCGAAAGCCGATAAACTGTTGAAACTGCAGTTGGATCTCGGTTATGAGAAGCGGCAGGTCGTTTCAGGGATCGCGCAATGGTATACTCCAGAAGAGCTCATCGGCAAAAAGGTGATCGTCGTAGCCAACTTGAAACCCGTGAAGCTGCGCGGAGTCGAATCCCAGGGGATGATTCTGGCAGCGTCTCAAG
- the rsmI gene encoding 16S rRNA (cytidine(1402)-2'-O)-methyltransferase — translation MQRQYSFRDTSGRGTLYLVSTPIGNLGDLSPRAVETLKHVQVIAAEDTRQTRKLLTHFSIEGPRLISYHEHNKHRMESEILEMLKQGDDVAIVTDAGTPGISDPGEDLVRVARKNGYPVTSIPGPCAAISALVISGLPTGRFTFIGFLPREKKARREELNALRKRPETLIFYEAPHRLKETAKDLSEILGGRKVSVTRELTKRFEEVAFGDLNALVDWLEEETPRGEYVLVVEGFQGELETDEQESSWWECLTLSEHVEKLVEKGIDKKDAIKQVAKLRGLPKREVYQATLSGRMDK, via the coding sequence GTGCAACGACAATACAGTTTTCGCGACACGTCAGGGAGGGGGACTCTTTACCTCGTTTCGACCCCGATCGGGAATCTGGGAGATCTATCACCGCGAGCCGTCGAGACGCTCAAGCATGTCCAGGTGATCGCCGCCGAAGACACAAGGCAAACTCGCAAACTGTTAACCCATTTTTCCATCGAAGGACCGCGGCTGATTTCGTATCATGAACATAATAAACACCGGATGGAATCTGAAATCCTGGAGATGCTCAAACAGGGTGATGATGTGGCGATTGTAACGGATGCGGGGACGCCCGGGATATCCGATCCGGGGGAAGACCTCGTACGTGTGGCCAGGAAAAACGGTTATCCCGTCACCTCGATCCCCGGGCCTTGCGCAGCCATTTCCGCACTTGTGATCTCCGGGTTACCGACAGGACGCTTCACCTTTATCGGCTTCCTCCCGCGCGAGAAGAAAGCGCGCAGAGAAGAATTGAACGCGCTTCGCAAACGGCCGGAAACGCTCATTTTTTATGAAGCCCCGCATCGATTGAAGGAAACCGCCAAGGATTTGTCCGAGATTCTAGGCGGGCGAAAAGTGTCGGTCACCAGGGAATTGACGAAACGGTTTGAAGAGGTGGCGTTTGGTGATCTGAACGCCTTGGTGGATTGGTTAGAAGAGGAAACCCCTCGCGGTGAGTATGTATTAGTTGTCGAAGGTTTCCAGGGGGAACTGGAAACGGATGAGCAAGAATCATCCTGGTGGGAATGTCTCACATTGTCGGAGCATGTCGAAAAGCTTGTTGAAAAAGGGATCGACAAAAAGGATGCGATCAAACAAGTCGCAAAACTAAGGGGATTGCCAAAACGAGAGGTTTATCAAGCGACCCTTTCGGGAAGAATGGACAAATAA